In a genomic window of Weissella tructae:
- the rpsP gene encoding 30S ribosomal protein S16 produces MATKIRLKRMGSKKRPFYRVVVADSRAPRDGRFIETVGTYNPLTQPAEVKLDEEVVLSWLSKGAQPSDTVKNLFSNAGIMKKFHESKLAK; encoded by the coding sequence ATGGCTACAAAGATCCGTTTGAAGCGTATGGGTTCAAAGAAGCGCCCATTTTACCGTGTTGTAGTGGCTGACTCACGTGCACCTCGTGATGGTCGCTTTATCGAAACTGTTGGAACATACAACCCATTGACTCAACCTGCAGAGGTTAAGTTGGATGAAGAAGTTGTACTTTCATGGTTGAGCAAGGGTGCTCAACCTTCAGATACTGTTAAGAACTTGTTCTCTAACGCTGGTATCATGAAGAAGTTCCACGAATCAAAGCTTGCTAAGTAA
- the rimM gene encoding ribosome maturation factor RimM (Essential for efficient processing of 16S rRNA), which produces MTLYKVGNIVNTHGIRGELKVMATTDFPEERFVKGQELVIDGQTPVNVTIQTVRQHKQFFLISFKDMQNINDVEKYKGRELMIDGEELQDLDDDEFYYHEIVGLTVIDNENGETLGTVKEIMELPANDVWVVSRKGHDDIYLPYIESVVTEIDLDAKTAHVTQLEEI; this is translated from the coding sequence ATGACTTTATATAAAGTAGGAAATATCGTGAACACACACGGTATTCGTGGCGAATTGAAAGTAATGGCAACAACTGATTTTCCAGAAGAGCGTTTCGTAAAGGGACAAGAATTGGTAATCGATGGGCAAACACCTGTTAACGTAACTATTCAAACTGTTCGTCAACACAAGCAATTCTTCTTGATTTCATTCAAGGATATGCAAAACATCAACGACGTTGAAAAGTACAAGGGTCGTGAATTGATGATCGATGGTGAAGAACTACAAGATCTAGATGATGATGAATTCTACTACCACGAAATTGTTGGTTTGACTGTTATCGATAACGAAAACGGTGAAACACTTGGAACAGTTAAGGAAATCATGGAATTACCAGCGAACGACGTTTGGGTTGTTAGCCGTAAGGGACATGATGACATTTACTTGCCATACATCGAATCTGTTGTGACAGAAATCGATTTGGATGCCAAGACAGCTCACGTGACACAACTAGAGGAAATCTAA
- the trmD gene encoding tRNA (guanosine(37)-N1)-methyltransferase TrmD has product MRIDVLSLFPNMFAPMRESIIGKTVEKGLVDFNVVDFRDHTDNKHNKVDDEIYGGGQGMLLMPQPIYAAMDAIEAEAGSRGRVILLDPAGETFTQAKAEEFAKEEHLTFIAGHYEGYDERIRDLVTDEISLGDFVLTGGELGAMTVIDATVRLLDEALGDQMSAVDDSFSTGLLEYPQYTRPADFQGKKVPEVLTSGHHANIKKWKQKESLRRTYLRRPDLLESYDLSKEEAILLAEVKAEESEK; this is encoded by the coding sequence ATGCGTATTGATGTTTTAAGTTTGTTCCCAAATATGTTTGCGCCAATGCGTGAATCAATTATTGGTAAGACAGTTGAAAAAGGACTAGTCGACTTTAATGTTGTGGACTTCCGTGATCACACAGATAACAAGCACAACAAAGTAGATGATGAAATTTACGGTGGTGGTCAAGGGATGCTTTTGATGCCACAACCCATCTATGCTGCAATGGATGCCATTGAAGCAGAAGCAGGTTCACGTGGGCGTGTTATCTTGTTGGATCCAGCAGGAGAAACATTTACGCAAGCCAAGGCAGAAGAATTTGCTAAGGAAGAGCATTTGACGTTTATTGCAGGGCATTACGAAGGTTATGACGAGCGTATTCGTGACTTAGTGACAGATGAAATCTCATTGGGTGACTTTGTTCTAACTGGTGGTGAATTAGGTGCCATGACAGTGATTGACGCTACAGTTCGTCTATTAGATGAAGCGTTGGGTGATCAAATGTCAGCCGTTGATGATTCATTTTCAACAGGGCTATTAGAATATCCACAATATACACGACCTGCTGATTTTCAAGGTAAGAAGGTGCCTGAAGTGCTAACTTCTGGACATCATGCGAATATTAAAAAGTGGAAGCAAAAAGAATCATTACGACGTACATACTTGCGTCGTCCAGATTTGTTAGAGAGTTACGACTTGTCAAAAGAAGAAGCTATTCTATTAGCCGAAGTTAAGGCAGAAGAATCTGAAAAATAA
- the rplS gene encoding 50S ribosomal protein L19 has translation MRQNALLEKLTADQLRTDLPEFRAGDTVRVHARIVEGTRERVQLFEGVVIKRQGTGIQATYTVRKISSGVGVERTFPLHSPRVDKIEVVRYGRVRRAKLYYLRALHGKAARIPEARR, from the coding sequence ATGCGTCAAAATGCTTTGTTGGAAAAGTTAACTGCAGATCAACTACGTACGGACTTGCCTGAATTCCGTGCAGGAGATACTGTTCGTGTACACGCCCGTATCGTCGAAGGAACACGTGAACGTGTTCAATTGTTCGAAGGGGTTGTTATCAAGCGTCAAGGTACTGGTATCCAAGCTACGTACACTGTTCGTAAGATTTCAAGTGGTGTTGGTGTGGAACGTACATTCCCACTACACTCACCACGTGTAGATAAGATTGAAGTAGTACGTTACGGTCGCGTTCGTCGTGCCAAGTTGTACTACCTACGTGCATTGCACGGTAAGGCTGCTCGTATTCCTGAAGCACGCCGTTAA
- a CDS encoding YitT family protein: MDFLQLKTWLTRIAVFIFSGVIVAIAMNNFLIPNNIFSSGFNGVAQLIALFIEAVFHTQVDVGVIIMIFNLPILLIGLKFAGKRFTLISFLNSFFISFMMIVMPQGSVVDHEPILAGLFGGLLVGVAIGLTFKFGFSTGGMDIIAMAVQKATGKSIGSISMFINGAIVIIAGAFIGWQNAMYTIIGIYATSVAIDSIHTRYQKLTVFIVTRRANEVAEALQNRLIRGITIMPSMGAFSHEASSTLMMVISKYEVAEVTEVTKMVDQDAFLNIVETVEVPQNFYNEDLQAQIRNERRAAKNQIDAALNVEETMEQGQ; the protein is encoded by the coding sequence ATGGACTTTTTACAGTTAAAAACATGGTTAACGCGCATTGCCGTCTTTATTTTCTCAGGCGTCATCGTAGCCATTGCCATGAATAACTTTTTGATCCCAAATAATATTTTCTCAAGTGGATTTAATGGGGTCGCACAATTGATAGCACTCTTTATTGAAGCTGTGTTCCATACACAAGTGGATGTTGGAGTTATTATTATGATTTTCAATCTACCTATTTTGTTGATTGGATTGAAATTTGCGGGTAAGCGATTTACATTAATTTCATTTTTAAACAGTTTCTTTATTTCATTCATGATGATTGTTATGCCACAAGGATCAGTTGTTGATCACGAACCTATTTTAGCTGGTTTGTTTGGTGGATTATTGGTCGGAGTGGCAATTGGACTAACCTTTAAGTTTGGTTTTTCTACAGGTGGTATGGATATTATTGCCATGGCTGTACAAAAGGCAACTGGTAAGTCAATTGGAAGTATCAGTATGTTTATCAATGGAGCCATCGTTATTATTGCTGGAGCTTTTATTGGTTGGCAAAATGCGATGTACACAATTATTGGTATCTACGCGACTTCAGTAGCGATTGATTCGATTCACACACGTTACCAAAAGTTGACCGTATTTATTGTGACACGTCGTGCAAACGAAGTAGCCGAAGCGCTACAAAACCGTTTGATCCGTGGTATCACGATCATGCCATCAATGGGTGCCTTCTCACATGAAGCGTCATCAACATTGATGATGGTTATTTCAAAGTACGAAGTAGCCGAAGTAACTGAAGTAACTAAGATGGTTGACCAAGATGCCTTCTTAAACATCGTTGAAACGGTGGAAGTGCCACAGAACTTCTATAATGAAGATCTACAAGCACAAATCCGTAACGAACGTCGTGCGGCAAAGAATCAAATCGATGCGGCATTAAATGTTGAAGAAACAATGGAACAAGGTCAATAA
- a CDS encoding 2-hydroxymuconate tautomerase yields MPFVHVELVEGRSDEQLKAMMADITTAVEKNTGAPREAIKVIVNEMSANRFMDGGTLRSEK; encoded by the coding sequence ATGCCATTTGTACATGTAGAACTTGTTGAAGGCCGTTCTGACGAACAATTGAAGGCTATGATGGCTGATATTACAACAGCCGTTGAAAAGAATACTGGGGCACCTCGTGAAGCGATTAAGGTAATCGTAAATGAAATGTCTGCAAATCGCTTTATGGACGGTGGAACTTTGCGTTCAGAGAAGTAA
- the glpK gene encoding glycerol kinase GlpK, protein MADQYILSIDQGTTSTRAILFDHDGQAVASAQKELPQIFKQPGWVEHDAETIWDDTRQVMAEVIIKTNIEPYKVAGIGLTNQRETTVIWDRITGEPIAPAVVWQSKQSDGFAQALKDAGHADMIYEKTGLWVDAYFSATKIMWLLDTVPGARERAERGELLFGTIDTWLLYKLTGGAVHATDVSNASRTMMFNIHTLAWDQELLDLFDIPAAMLPKVKDSSGHFGHTADFAFFGIQVPISGIAGDQQAALFGHHAFNAGDVKNTYGTGSFIMMNTGDTISTSDNGLLTTIGYGLNGKVTYALEGSVFIAGAAIQWLRDGLELISDARETAELAAVSRERHPERIYMVPAFTGLGAPYWDQNTRGAMFGLTRATSKADLVRATIEALAYQTKDVLLAMENDTQLHVGSLVIDGGAAANTYLQQFQADLINVPVQRPAHLETTALGAAFLAGLGVGFWENQADLPVTTDGQHSYPDATREEEMVTAYKGWLKAVAAARTFQD, encoded by the coding sequence ATGGCTGATCAATATATTTTATCTATTGACCAAGGGACAACAAGCACCCGTGCTATTTTGTTTGATCATGATGGTCAAGCAGTTGCAAGTGCACAAAAAGAACTACCACAAATCTTTAAACAACCGGGTTGGGTTGAACATGACGCTGAAACAATTTGGGATGATACACGCCAAGTAATGGCAGAAGTGATTATTAAAACCAATATTGAACCATACAAAGTAGCTGGAATTGGATTAACAAATCAACGTGAGACAACTGTGATTTGGGATCGTATTACTGGTGAACCGATTGCACCGGCAGTCGTATGGCAATCAAAGCAAAGTGATGGCTTTGCTCAAGCGTTAAAAGATGCTGGGCATGCAGACATGATCTACGAGAAGACTGGACTATGGGTTGATGCGTATTTCTCTGCAACAAAGATTATGTGGTTGTTAGATACTGTTCCTGGTGCACGTGAACGTGCTGAACGTGGTGAACTACTGTTTGGAACAATTGATACATGGTTGTTGTATAAGCTAACTGGTGGGGCAGTACACGCTACTGACGTATCGAATGCTTCACGTACAATGATGTTTAATATTCACACATTGGCATGGGATCAAGAATTACTAGACCTATTTGATATTCCTGCTGCAATGTTGCCAAAGGTAAAAGATTCTTCAGGACATTTTGGTCATACTGCTGACTTTGCTTTCTTTGGGATTCAAGTTCCTATTTCAGGAATTGCCGGTGACCAACAAGCAGCATTGTTTGGACACCATGCTTTTAATGCAGGGGATGTTAAGAATACGTATGGAACTGGATCATTTATTATGATGAATACAGGGGATACGATTTCAACGTCTGATAACGGTTTGCTAACAACGATTGGTTACGGTTTGAATGGAAAAGTGACTTATGCGTTAGAAGGATCTGTCTTTATCGCTGGGGCAGCCATTCAATGGTTGCGTGATGGGTTAGAGTTGATTTCAGATGCGCGTGAAACGGCAGAATTAGCCGCTGTGTCGCGTGAACGTCATCCTGAACGTATTTATATGGTACCAGCCTTTACCGGGCTAGGAGCGCCGTATTGGGACCAAAATACACGTGGTGCTATGTTTGGGCTAACACGTGCGACATCTAAAGCAGATTTGGTCCGTGCGACGATTGAAGCTTTGGCTTATCAGACCAAAGATGTGTTGCTTGCGATGGAAAATGATACGCAATTACACGTTGGAAGTTTGGTAATTGACGGTGGTGCGGCCGCTAATACGTATCTACAACAATTCCAAGCTGATTTGATTAATGTGCCAGTTCAACGACCTGCCCATCTAGAAACAACTGCACTTGGGGCAGCTTTCTTAGCTGGGCTTGGTGTTGGTTTCTGGGAGAATCAAGCGGATTTGCCGGTTACAACTGATGGACAACACAGTTATCCGGATGCAACGCGTGAAGAGGAAATGGTTACGGCCTATAAGGGATGGTTGAAAGCTGTTGCTGCGGCACGTACATTCCAAGATTAA
- a CDS encoding NUDIX hydrolase, translated as MSHYENPSAVYAFMFDEAKEHILVHQRMNTGKRDGFYDVAASGHVDENEAMKTALVRELKEEIGIDVAEEDLTFAVMIHQRYGSAGLIYYNGYFVVEKYAGIPTVKEPHKSGGLKWVPINDLPEQFIPDRKLALDSYFKGIPYVENGWS; from the coding sequence ATGTCACATTACGAGAATCCGTCGGCCGTATATGCTTTTATGTTTGATGAAGCTAAAGAGCATATTTTAGTCCATCAACGAATGAATACAGGGAAGCGTGATGGCTTTTACGATGTGGCCGCATCAGGTCATGTGGATGAAAATGAAGCCATGAAAACCGCGTTAGTACGTGAGTTAAAAGAAGAAATTGGTATTGATGTTGCTGAAGAAGATCTCACATTTGCGGTGATGATACATCAACGTTATGGCTCAGCTGGTTTGATTTACTATAACGGATATTTCGTTGTAGAAAAGTATGCGGGAATTCCAACGGTCAAAGAACCGCATAAAAGTGGTGGATTAAAGTGGGTGCCGATTAATGATTTGCCTGAGCAATTTATTCCTGATCGCAAATTAGCGCTAGATAGTTATTTCAAAGGCATACCTTATGTTGAAAATGGTTGGTCATAA
- a CDS encoding deoxynucleoside kinase — MVIITAGMIGVGKTTLTGLLAEHLGTEAFFEPVGENPVLPLYYADPKQYGFLLQIYFLNKRFAMIKKALSADNNILDRSIYEDALFTKENHREGNISDAEMDVYMKLLDNMMAELQTMEKRRPDLMVFANADFETILYRIKKRGRDYEQFDDNEELRDYYFKMWTAYQQWYEDYDASPKMMVDLQKYDLENPDNQAVILAEIDARLAELDADQK; from the coding sequence ATGGTGATTATCACAGCTGGGATGATTGGTGTCGGTAAGACAACATTAACAGGTTTATTAGCAGAACATTTGGGAACAGAGGCTTTCTTTGAGCCCGTTGGTGAAAATCCAGTACTCCCTCTTTATTACGCAGATCCAAAGCAATACGGATTCCTACTACAAATTTATTTCTTGAATAAGCGTTTCGCGATGATTAAGAAGGCCTTGAGCGCAGACAATAACATTCTTGATCGTTCAATCTATGAAGATGCGTTGTTTACAAAAGAAAATCACCGTGAAGGAAACATTTCAGACGCTGAAATGGACGTCTACATGAAGTTGTTAGACAACATGATGGCTGAATTGCAAACGATGGAAAAGCGCCGTCCTGATTTGATGGTTTTTGCTAACGCTGATTTTGAAACGATTTTGTACCGTATCAAGAAGCGTGGACGTGATTACGAACAATTCGACGATAACGAAGAATTGCGTGATTACTACTTCAAGATGTGGACAGCCTACCAACAATGGTATGAAGACTATGATGCTTCACCAAAGATGATGGTTGATTTGCAAAAGTACGACCTAGAAAATCCAGATAACCAAGCTGTTATCTTGGCAGAAATTGATGCACGTTTGGCTGAATTAGACGCTGATCAAAAATAA
- the mscL gene encoding large conductance mechanosensitive channel protein MscL: MRKFISEFKTFLTQGSMLDMAIAFIVGGAFQVLLTSLVNDIFMPFIGVLTGSIALNDMVWVIGAAEVKIGSFLSNMIIFILTGFVVFILVKIMNKLRKPAEEEIDPTVALLTEIRDELARQK; the protein is encoded by the coding sequence ATGCGTAAGTTTATCTCAGAATTTAAGACTTTCTTGACACAAGGAAGCATGTTAGACATGGCAATTGCCTTTATCGTTGGAGGAGCTTTCCAAGTTCTACTAACATCATTGGTTAATGACATCTTCATGCCATTCATCGGTGTATTGACTGGTTCAATTGCCTTGAACGATATGGTTTGGGTTATCGGTGCCGCTGAAGTTAAGATTGGTTCATTCTTGAGCAACATGATTATCTTCATCCTAACTGGATTCGTTGTCTTTATCTTGGTAAAGATCATGAACAAGTTGCGTAAGCCTGCCGAAGAAGAAATCGACCCTACGGTTGCACTTTTGACTGAAATTCGTGACGAATTGGCACGCCAAAAGTAA
- a CDS encoding Cof-type HAD-IIB family hydrolase, with amino-acid sequence MTYKMLVSDLDETLLNNDGTVHAENVRAIKEAIAQGFKFVPNTGRAFSSVQELLKTLGLYDEAGQYVISYNGAAIVENEGNKVLVTRGMKLPLAQRILDAGLIDETVDAHIYTVDTLFIYNISASDAKYMAERGVSYKEVETSDLSFLVNEAPVMKVIFEHEDLAVREAIKASVLAAVGEETVEATFSSGRYIEFNMAGVDKGSASLMLGERLGITRDEIIAAGDNNNDLKMLTAVGLGVSVANGIPAVQEAADIVTERTNNEGAVAEILDRFVLGKD; translated from the coding sequence ATGACTTATAAAATGTTGGTATCCGATTTAGACGAAACATTGTTGAACAACGATGGGACTGTTCATGCAGAAAATGTACGTGCAATCAAAGAAGCGATTGCGCAAGGTTTTAAATTTGTCCCCAATACTGGACGTGCATTTAGTTCAGTACAAGAATTGTTGAAAACATTAGGATTGTATGATGAAGCCGGACAATATGTGATTTCATACAATGGTGCTGCAATTGTTGAAAATGAAGGGAATAAAGTCCTAGTAACACGCGGAATGAAATTACCTTTAGCGCAACGTATTTTAGATGCTGGTTTGATTGATGAGACAGTTGATGCCCACATCTACACAGTGGACACATTGTTTATTTACAATATTTCAGCATCTGACGCAAAGTACATGGCTGAACGTGGCGTGTCATACAAAGAAGTCGAAACATCAGATTTGTCATTCCTAGTGAATGAAGCACCGGTGATGAAGGTTATTTTTGAACACGAAGATTTAGCAGTTCGCGAAGCAATTAAGGCGTCTGTACTAGCGGCCGTGGGTGAAGAAACTGTGGAAGCAACATTCTCATCAGGTCGTTACATTGAATTTAATATGGCAGGTGTCGATAAGGGAAGTGCAAGTTTGATGCTTGGTGAGCGCCTAGGAATCACACGTGATGAAATTATTGCAGCTGGTGATAATAACAATGATTTGAAGATGCTAACTGCAGTTGGACTAGGGGTTAGTGTTGCCAACGGAATCCCAGCAGTTCAAGAAGCCGCTGACATTGTTACTGAACGTACAAATAACGAAGGTGCTGTTGCTGAAATCTTGGATCGTTTCGTGCTTGGAAAAGACTAA
- a CDS encoding CPBP family intramembrane glutamic endopeptidase — MTTRDDWLNGALWLIGGIILDFAIQILGVGASQGLAMVFGQPANGLLATVLLILIVLAMTYGIATLLIYAVRLKSPNLRLHPIKWDRLKYVFLGYVGIVVGIMLVNFVRVLLTGDVDVATNQQVLQDTFNQGPYGIVFVGVLAIIVAPIVEELIFRGIVMNYFFKNKGWWWNIILSAGLFGYFHVYAAFNPFDFLQYALMGGILAYIYKKTHQLQYAMLAHALNNTLSFLAMMAML; from the coding sequence ATGACGACAAGAGATGATTGGCTGAATGGTGCCTTGTGGTTGATTGGTGGGATTATTTTAGATTTCGCCATTCAAATTTTAGGTGTTGGTGCTAGCCAAGGGTTAGCCATGGTCTTTGGACAACCGGCAAATGGACTATTAGCAACTGTATTACTGATTTTGATTGTGTTAGCGATGACTTACGGGATTGCAACATTACTGATTTATGCGGTCAGACTAAAGTCACCAAATTTACGTTTACATCCGATTAAGTGGGATCGATTGAAGTATGTATTCCTAGGATATGTTGGGATTGTTGTCGGGATTATGTTGGTCAATTTTGTCCGTGTGTTACTGACCGGTGATGTAGATGTTGCGACTAACCAACAAGTCTTACAAGATACGTTCAATCAAGGTCCATACGGGATTGTATTTGTTGGGGTACTAGCGATTATTGTGGCGCCGATTGTGGAAGAATTGATTTTCCGTGGGATTGTGATGAACTACTTTTTTAAAAATAAGGGGTGGTGGTGGAATATTATCTTATCAGCTGGTCTGTTTGGTTATTTCCACGTCTATGCGGCTTTCAATCCATTCGACTTTTTACAATACGCCTTAATGGGTGGTATCCTAGCATATATCTACAAAAAGACGCATCAACTCCAATATGCAATGTTGGCGCATGCGTTGAACAACACACTTTCATTCCTAGCCATGATGGCAATGCTATAA
- a CDS encoding antibiotic biosynthesis monooxygenase family protein — MTEYLYTTFGSEEVLQMVREANPERGLMLTVDDTDPLRYQLLDKTTAKSVFSTPTSYEILSQTGKSKEIRGWMNFTFLTISDQERANFIRRWETFQTHGFDQVDGFMSAFLLQRTDEPQQMAILTTWTLKEFWTIWDDETENPLTPYEAMASRYGLRNSQYSFAAFSKQTLD, encoded by the coding sequence ATGACAGAATATCTATACACAACTTTTGGTAGTGAAGAAGTTTTACAAATGGTTCGAGAAGCTAATCCCGAACGTGGGTTAATGTTGACGGTGGACGATACTGATCCATTGCGTTACCAACTGCTTGATAAGACGACAGCTAAGTCTGTGTTCAGTACACCAACAAGTTATGAAATTTTATCTCAAACAGGTAAGTCTAAGGAAATTCGTGGATGGATGAATTTCACATTTTTGACTATTTCAGACCAAGAACGTGCCAACTTTATCCGTCGTTGGGAAACATTCCAAACACATGGATTTGATCAAGTTGATGGTTTCATGAGCGCCTTCTTGCTACAACGTACTGATGAACCGCAACAAATGGCTATTTTGACAACGTGGACGTTAAAGGAATTCTGGACAATTTGGGATGATGAAACAGAAAATCCATTAACACCATATGAAGCTATGGCATCACGTTACGGACTACGTAATAGTCAATACTCATTTGCTGCCTTTAGTAAGCAAACGCTAGATTAG
- a CDS encoding phosphate-starvation-inducible PsiE family protein yields the protein MKKIVTGFYEHTLEWGMLALGVILLGFFFRDTFLLAQMVFTANMTADFYAISELVLETFLFFEFVVLTREYFITNHISLTNFMYIGITAMLRNLLVNHANATEVLIQAFAIVVLLLGLMGYLLVNQRLTNLKHADERDTIDFEIKHEADRLKRD from the coding sequence ATGAAAAAAATTGTAACTGGCTTTTATGAACACACGCTTGAATGGGGAATGTTAGCGTTAGGAGTGATCTTGTTAGGTTTCTTTTTCCGCGACACCTTCTTATTGGCACAAATGGTGTTCACGGCCAACATGACAGCAGATTTTTATGCTATCAGTGAATTAGTTTTAGAAACATTTTTGTTTTTTGAATTTGTGGTTTTGACGCGTGAATATTTCATCACCAACCATATTTCATTAACAAACTTTATGTACATCGGAATTACAGCCATGTTACGTAATTTATTGGTCAATCATGCCAACGCAACTGAAGTGTTGATTCAAGCGTTTGCTATTGTGGTACTATTGCTTGGGTTGATGGGATATTTGTTGGTTAACCAACGCCTAACGAACTTAAAGCATGCGGATGAACGTGATACGATTGACTTTGAAATCAAGCATGAAGCCGATCGCTTAAAGCGCGACTAA
- a CDS encoding adaptor protein MecA, with the protein MDYERINEDTIRVMMTPDDLSDYDVALMDLLESQEKMERFFYSVLEDVDADHDFMDNDAVTFQILPSGQGLELFISKNLSDHTGMSKAVANALNQTEGDEPDDDVKEELLNRLLGFDDTTPKHDDRKTVVADETVETQIQVEFATFEDVLHFAQMQPKLYATEQLFRYQDKYYLVMTFDEAHEMATIKDSTAIAREYGTVSPVSADVLHEHGEQIFAEEATSQLRHYFD; encoded by the coding sequence ATGGATTACGAACGAATTAATGAAGATACTATTCGTGTGATGATGACACCAGATGATTTATCTGATTACGATGTTGCACTAATGGACTTATTAGAAAGCCAAGAAAAAATGGAACGTTTCTTCTACTCAGTGCTGGAAGACGTTGATGCTGATCACGACTTTATGGATAATGATGCCGTAACGTTCCAAATTTTGCCGAGTGGTCAAGGCTTAGAACTCTTTATTTCTAAGAACCTAAGTGACCATACGGGGATGAGTAAGGCTGTTGCAAATGCATTGAATCAAACAGAAGGTGATGAGCCTGATGATGATGTTAAGGAAGAACTATTGAATCGCTTATTGGGATTTGATGATACGACACCTAAGCATGATGATCGTAAAACAGTCGTTGCAGATGAAACGGTGGAAACACAAATCCAAGTTGAATTTGCCACGTTTGAAGATGTTTTGCATTTCGCGCAAATGCAACCTAAGCTATATGCAACTGAACAATTGTTCCGTTACCAAGATAAATATTATTTGGTTATGACCTTTGATGAAGCACATGAAATGGCAACAATCAAAGATAGCACAGCAATTGCCCGTGAATATGGGACAGTAAGTCCAGTTTCAGCGGATGTTTTGCATGAACACGGTGAACAGATTTTTGCGGAAGAGGCAACGAGCCAATTACGCCATTATTTTGACTAA